GGCACAGAGTGATGCGTGAGGCTGCGTGGCACAGATGAGCCTTTGGTCTGCGTTTTCACATAGTGCAGGGGAAGGAGGCCTCTTCGTCGTAGTCCTTTTAAAGCCAGGATGCGCATAGTACTGCCGGGAACAACCTGACATTAGCCAGGGAGGAACAAAATGTCTTCACATCCCTGTTCTCTGCTTGTTTGGGGTCGTCTGAGTCTTGCTGGGCCCTCGGTGGGAGTCGAGGGGCACAGGGCTGTGAGCTCGTTGTGTGAAAGGAAAGCACTCCTGGGCCCCTCGCTCAGATCTGTTAGATTGCTGTCTTGacaagaacattttttccccaggcgTTCCTTCGGTGGGAGGCACAGCCTGCAGGGTGACAAAGGAGATGGTGTTGGAGTACTTAAGCTCTCAGCTGGCAGGCGGCCATCCCAATCTTGGCTTGTGGGAGGGGGCAACCAGACAGAAAAGTTggggaggaaaagcagctgtCTGTAGCACTGCAGTTCTTCTTGTGCCCACGAGATGGGGGAAGCTGCTTGCTAGCTGGTTAATGATGGGAGAGGGGGCTCGTCCCAGCTCCAGGTGCGGGCTACTTCTGCTTCTGGGCACTACTGAGAGGCATAGGGATTAGGTTTTGTTGGGGCGAGGAGTGGGCTGCTGGTGGAAGTACGGTGTTCAAAAGGACAAGGCAGTGTCAACTTTGTTCACATTGCAGTATAGGTTTAAGCAACTTGGTCGCAGTATCTATTTGAAAACTAAGCTCCAGATCTCTGCAGTTCTTGCTCTTAGCTAAGACAACTTCATCAGATCACCATCACCCACGTCCGTGTTCCTCAAGACCCACATCCACCCTGCTTGGTGGAGCGGATGAGTCTGGTTGTGGGAGCAACATGGATGTAGTGCTCTTCACCTCCCCCTTGTCTCATGCTCATTTCCAGAGCGTGTGGGGCAGCCCCCCTCTCTCAGGACTGGATCTTAGCTTACGATGCTGACTCAACAGTGACCAAACTGTTGGTGCTGAGTACCACCATCCATTGGAAGCCATTGCTTGTAACATGGCTGGAGCCtggcagttttctttttggggAAATCTGTGCCAGCAGGAGAGTAATTAGCTTCACATAAAGGATCTAGACATCCGTTCTTTGCTTGTACAGGGGCTGTGCCACAGCTCCCAATAATCCATAGTCCCAGGCAGCACATACATTCCACCCCATCTCCCTATGCAGTCCTCAGCACGCTTGTCACCACGTGATGGTGGCATCTGTCCACCGTCATCAGGCCGGGGACGAAACAGGGAGTTGGGTGCTGGTGGTGGGAGCTCGTACTGCTGGAGCTGACACCGGGAGCTTGGAGGGGGAATGATAAGCTGGCTCATCCCTTCTGTGGAGCAGGCTTGGAGAGGCAGATTTCTGTCTTGACTCACCAGTAGATTCAGTGGGAGGATGGTGTGGATTCATGGTTGTCGTTAATGTGGGTATAACTGTGATATGGCATTGCTCTTCAACATGAGGCAAGCAGCATCTGACCTGAGATTTGGCTGCACCTAGGCTACCTCTCTGACCCTGTTTTGTCTCTCTCCCCACCACCGCAGGCTCGGGCCCAAGCGGAGGCCCTCCACATTGGGGATGTACACTTTTCTGTCAAGCCTGGTTCTAGCACCTCATCTCCCAAGCTCCACTCCAGTGCCGCAGTGCACCGGCTCAAGAAAGACATCCGGCGATGCCACCGCATGTCGCGGCGTCCCCTGCCCCGTCCCGACCCCCAGAATGGTGGGAGCGTGGGTGGCGGGGCCGGCATCCGTCCCCCCGTCTCGCCCTTCTCGGAGACCGTCCGCATCATCAACCGCAAGGTGAAACCCCGTGAGCCCAAGCGCAGCCGCATCATCCTCAACCTCAAAGTCATTGACAAAGGTGGGAAGCCAGCCAACGGGGCCGGGGCCCTGGCTCGACCCAAGATCCCTTCCCGAAACCGCGTCATTGGTAAGAGCAAAAAGTTCAGTGAGAGCGTCCTCCGCACTCAGATCCGCCACATGAAGTTTGGCGGCTTCTCGCTTTACAATAAGCCGTCCTCTGCgcctgccccctccctggagggCAAGGGGGAGGCCGAAGGCTCCCAGGCAGCCTCCTGTGGGCTCATGATGGGCTCCACCCCGTACGAtgcccccagctccagctcctctgGCTGCCCATCACCTGCGCCCCACTCCTCCTCCGACCCGGATGATTCCCCTCCGAAGCTGCTCCCCGAGACCCTCAGCCCGGCCATCCCCGACTGGCGTGAGTCGGAGGTCCTCGACCTCTCCATCCCACCCGAGTCAGCTGCCACCAGCAAGCGTTCTCCCCCCGGAGGCT
The Numida meleagris isolate 19003 breed g44 Domestic line chromosome 1, NumMel1.0, whole genome shotgun sequence genome window above contains:
- the CBX6 gene encoding chromobox protein homolog 6 isoform X1, yielding MELSAVGERVFAAESIIKRRIRKGRIEYLVKWKGWAIKYSTWEPEENILDSRLIAAFEQKERERELYGPKKRGPKPKTFLLKARAQAEALHIGDVHFSVKPGSSTSSPKLHSSAAVHRLKKDIRRCHRMSRRPLPRPDPQNGGSVGGGAGIRPPVSPFSETVRIINRKVKPREPKRSRIILNLKVIDKGGKPANGAGALARPKIPSRNRVIGKSKKFSESVLRTQIRHMKFGGFSLYNKPSSAPAPSLEGKGEAEGSQAASCGLMMGSTPYDAPSSSSSGCPSPAPHSSSDPDDSPPKLLPETLSPAIPDWRESEVLDLSIPPESAATSKRSPPGGCSGGQTPSLSLSSSDPELEAGDWRPEMSPCSNVVVTDVTSNLLTVTIKEFCNAEDFEKVAAAGGGGGGSK
- the CBX6 gene encoding chromobox protein homolog 6 isoform X2, with the protein product MELSAVGERVFAAESIIKRRIRKGRIEYLVKWKGWAIKYSTWEPEENILDSRLIAAFEQKERERELYGPKKRGPKPKTFLLKPGSSTSSPKLHSSAAVHRLKKDIRRCHRMSRRPLPRPDPQNGGSVGGGAGIRPPVSPFSETVRIINRKVKPREPKRSRIILNLKVIDKGGKPANGAGALARPKIPSRNRVIGKSKKFSESVLRTQIRHMKFGGFSLYNKPSSAPAPSLEGKGEAEGSQAASCGLMMGSTPYDAPSSSSSGCPSPAPHSSSDPDDSPPKLLPETLSPAIPDWRESEVLDLSIPPESAATSKRSPPGGCSGGQTPSLSLSSSDPELEAGDWRPEMSPCSNVVVTDVTSNLLTVTIKEFCNAEDFEKVAAAGGGGGGSK